Below is a genomic region from Meleagris gallopavo isolate NT-WF06-2002-E0010 breed Aviagen turkey brand Nicholas breeding stock chromosome 5, Turkey_5.1, whole genome shotgun sequence.
GGGAGGTTTGGGGTTAGAGCTGTTCGGTCGGAAGGGGCCTTGAAGTATCCCTTGAAGTATCAACCGCGTTGCCTCAGAGCTAAGCAAAAGTTACAGCTAATGATGTAGGGGGCTGACAGGTACAGCTGCGGCTGGGTGTGTATTTACGTGTACACAGAGGGGAATATTTGTGAGTAAACGCACACGGGGTAAAAATAACTATACGTTTTGATGCCGTTTCTGTCCTTACTCAAAGGAGTAAATATGTGATACGTCCTTCCAGGATGAAAGGCGTGCACTGAGAGGTAcgtacgtgtgtgtgtgcataccGCTGTGTGCACGGctctctgctgccctctgtAGCACGTGTTCTCCTTTGAAAGAGGGCTggagtggaagaaaaaatgtattttacaagaAGACGCAATGCTTGTGTGTACTACATAGGTCATTccaaaagtaatttatttccatggaagctcCAGCAGgtaaaaagcacaataacaccatttgatcgagcaaattctcagctacaaaacactatttttcaacacactTACTACCATTCACTGtgcatttttaccagtgatgaacaagagccagcaTGTTGCAcatgtaaaaatctgcatggccatctggaacatAGTTTGTCTATCACATCGCTGTCAccgctgctgaaatgcaccacccaccacctccctgtgctcacatccactctttggtctccataaatgttcagcaagtgctAATGAATGGGTGCCATTTATTCTGCATGGGGATGGATTCAGTGCCACACTTTTGGTTCATATACTCTTCCACGTCAGACGCCGTTTTgacagactgcccctctgctgtcatctgtcacatgaTGATAAAATGTAACAGACTACTGGTGGGAAGTTTCAGCCTCTACTGCAGTACCACCAACATCTTCCTTTGACATCGTGGGCCAACATCACAAACAGGAGGgattaatttcagagcagctttgtATATTTGTATAAACAAATGCAGTGTCTTGCAATACACACGCCAATATCTACTTCTACAATACgtacacacagacacaaaggaTATGCCTGGCCCTCCATGTGGGTGGCAGGGtgctccatgctgctgctcactCCCTTGGCTGTGGTGCGCCCAGGCGTGcaggctgtgactcagctgCTTGCTGGGTGGTGTCCAGATACTGCTCAGCAGAGATAACTCACCCCTCTCCTGACATCCTCCCTTTATtctgggctttttgtttgtttttgtcatcACACGAGAAAAGCTCCTCCAGGAACgcctgcagcagaaagcagtgtgTACGACACAGCAGTGATGACAGAGAAGGAGAGGTGTCCCAAAGTAAGTGAGCAAAGGGGTCCCCAGGGCTCCTGAATGGAAAATAGGGGAAGGGGGCCATATCCCTGCACACACACCTGTAAACTGCAAGGTGCTGCAGGagcttgtgctgctgctgcctagTGGCATCTTGAGTATTTCTCACCTGTACTGACAGCTCGGCTTTGGCTGAGTGACCGCATGTAGACAGCTGTGCTCCTGAGCTGATTTCATGCTGGAAGAGCTGGAAATGTTAAGACCTTATGGTTATGGTTTGATCTATTCTAGTTTGATCCCATATGCCTTTATTGACTGTGCTTCCTATGGTGCAGCAGTGCGCCAACTATTTTTCAACCTGTACTTTCAGTTTGGGGTAACATCTTGCACAGGCAATAAAGGAATTGTGATGTGACACAGGACCTGTGTGATGATGAAGTTCATTTAGCCTCTACTAGCTAGTCTGAAATTGCTTTCTCCAATTTGATTTTAAGTATCTCCTTACAGCCGCTCTCCTTACTTGAGGAGCTGCTCCTAACCTAAAAATATCAGGTGGCTAATACTTTGCATTTGTTATGAGGATTCATAACACACTTATTGAGTCAcctgcccagctctgcaagGGTAAATGTACATTGTTAACAATCATCAGTAGTGGTAGTGGTGTCACTTTTgaagggatttttttcattcatttcttccaaCATTGGCATTGTTAGGAGCTAGGGGTTTATTAATGCATCTAAGATGTGGTAAATGTTGACTGGATGTAAAtatcaagaagggaaaaagaacagcttAAGGTCATCTTAGCAAAAGATATAGCTAGTATACTGAAACTAGGAAATGCAGTATAGGTGAAATGCTTTCTATCTTGAATTTGTGTTCCCATTAAGTAAGCTAGCATTCAATAATTCAAAATTCTAACATTGGACATATTTTCCAATCATCTGAATTTGAAAACATATGTGAAATACCCATAGCAATGTACACTTGAATGGAAGGCCATGTGTTTCCATGCAAATGTAGTGGTTCTAATAGCCAAACTACTAAATCATATATATATTGTGCAAGTcttctagaagaaaatgaagtttttctttGGAACACTGGAATAACGAAGCGCGTTGTTATCTGTAAGAGTGTCTGTTGTGCATTGGCTTGGAAAATTATCAGTGTTACGCAAACTGCTAATAACACTTAGTGTTTCACAGCAGCTTCTCTCCAACTGCGATGTACACAGGGTGATTACATGCTACAGCATAATACTCCAAATGCCCCCATTACTTTCTTTTGCAAGTTCTCACTTAGTTTTCCTTGCCAACCATTGCCTCTATTAGTTTCTCCAATGACCCTTGAAGCAGCCAGAGAATTACTTGGAACAAGTACATGTAGTTCTGGTCTTCCAGGGAGTTTGCAACTAGAGTGAATGGGAGAAATGCAGTTCCACCCAAATTCTCTTTTACAgacaaaaatacaataaaactaTCAGAGGTGACCAACTGCAGTTTCCCCTCTTCTCTGTAGGCGGAGCAGTATGTTGGTGAGATTAAAGGTGGACTGAGACCTGCCATGAGACTCACTGTCATAGGAATGGTACCTTCCAACCCCAAGAGGTAGGTAAAGAGGCTGATGGAGAGGTCATCCATATTGTATACTCTTATCTGTATTaaattcaaaagatttttttttagtgtcttTGGAAGGAAGAAAGTAATACAGATTCACAGTTTATATCTCTATTTAATTTTCCTGCTCCTAGGTTTAGATGAGAAAGTGGAGCAACAATTCACTGTTAGAACTTTCTGACTGCTCTACCGCCATTTTCTACTCCTTGCCTTTACCTAACATGAACTAGAGGGGGTGAACAAATGACATTTCTCTCCTAGGAACAGGTTCAACTCAGGACCTGTATCTAGGCTGTCTGCTGGTGACTGGAATCAAAACCACTTGAAAAATAGCAGTTTTGGCACAGGAAGTGAATGTGCATTGCTTTGTTTAATCTAGATGACAGCAACTGTGctatcattactttttttttcatatttggcAATCAATTCCAGCACTTCTATTGGTGAAATGTTAGAATTCAGTCACTCACCAATACTTGTTTTACTTCACTCACAAGAGACAGAAGACAAAATCAGAACTTATTAGTGTCCTTCTAGAAACTGGAAGTGAGAGAAAGCATGGCCTACTCTCAGCCTTTTCTGCAGCTTCTAAGTCTGTGAGCAGTCTCTTTAGCAGTCCCATCTTTCAAGACTTAAACAGTTATCTGTAGTCTTTCTAGACGTTTGCTGTGCTCCACACTCCCTTTTACATTGCCATTTAATTGTTTTCTAGCTTTTCAGTGACTCTGCTCTGTGATCCAATGGATGCAAACAAAGATGTTGGGATGATATTCACAGTTAACTTTAGCGAGAAGTCCATCACACGAAATGCACGAATTGATGGGAAGTGGGGGATAGAAGAGAAGAATATACCCTACTTCCCATTTATAGCAGGGGACACATTTAAGGTAATTTTGGGAGTACTATAAATAGGGTGGAGGGGAGAAGGGCTGAGAGCTGTGTGACTAACTACTGAAATTGCTGGGTTAACAACACTGATATATTCTCATATGGCACAGAACAACAGTTCAAGCCCTTGCAGGAGAGATTCATTTATTCCTCTAATTCTACAGAAAGAGCTCTTTATAAAGAGTTTTTTACTGTATTACTTTAGCATAGAGTAGATTATTTATTAGAGGCATTTCAGAGGAACTGGTAGAATTTGTGCTTCATCGTCCCTATTACACAGGGGTTCTAAGTTCACACTGGTGAAATCAGCTCAGCTGCTGGCCTATAACACCCTCCCCTGTCCTTTTCCATTGCAGATGGAGCTCTTATGTGAACATCAGCAAATAAAGGTCTTGCTTGATGGACGGCAGCTCTGTGACTTCACTCACCGCATTCAGCCCCTGAACCTGGTGAAAGCTTTGCAGATCACAGGCGATGTCAAGCTTACCAAAGTGgcttaaaaaaaagagttcatAATATTACCAGGGGACGGAGACAAATGCACTTTCTTCTGTCTGAgaaatgttttatctttttctcctcactgaTGTTGGAGAATGGGAACtgtcttttttcatttgctgatgaaatacacttttttttcctcatccatGTTCAAAAATTGCAGAGATATGGCTGGTCCAGCTAAATCAGAAGCCCTATCCTTAAATACTTGCTTGGTCTCCAAAATTAGAAGACTTTTGATGGTAGGTAGTGTTTCATATCCTCATGGTTCCCTAGCCCTTCAGGCAAGCCAGCTAATGGAGCTCAGTCCTTTGTGGTGGCTGTTAGTCTTGTGACTAGAATTGAGTGGTGTGCAGGCAGTGGGACTAAGAAAGGAGAAGTGGGAAATATCTTTGGAAGTGAATAAGAGAGTCTGGAGGGTCCCAACAAGGCTCATGTTATCAGGAGGGAACTGCTT
It encodes:
- the LOC100550133 gene encoding galectin-related protein A-like isoform X1; protein product: MTEKERCPKAEQYVGEIKGGLRPAMRLTVIGMVPSNPKSFSVTLLCDPMDANKDVGMIFTVNFSEKSITRNARIDGKWGIEEKNIPYFPFIAGDTFKMELLCEHQQIKVLLDGRQLCDFTHRIQPLNLVKALQITGDVKLTKVA
- the LOC100550133 gene encoding galectin-related protein A-like isoform X2, giving the protein MRLTVIGMVPSNPKSFSVTLLCDPMDANKDVGMIFTVNFSEKSITRNARIDGKWGIEEKNIPYFPFIAGDTFKMELLCEHQQIKVLLDGRQLCDFTHRIQPLNLVKALQITGDVKLTKVA